A stretch of Candidatus Sulfotelmatobacter sp. DNA encodes these proteins:
- the larB gene encoding nickel pincer cofactor biosynthesis protein LarB, producing MESSVARLDCERRERTGVPEVIFAAGKTLEQNIALVGALYARTGFALATRIPAEQRAPLAAAYPDAVLDEVAGALRRGALPRTRQRVAVVCAGTSDLPVAREAAFTLDALGEDVLQATDVGVAGVHRLFDVLDDVRACRAVIVVAGMEGALPSVVAGLVTAPVVAVPTSVGYGAAFEGMAALLGMLTACAPGIGVVNIDNGFGAAALAHKIVCA from the coding sequence ATGGAAAGCTCGGTCGCGCGGCTCGATTGCGAGCGCCGTGAGCGCACCGGCGTTCCCGAGGTGATCTTCGCCGCCGGGAAGACGCTGGAGCAGAACATCGCCTTGGTCGGCGCGCTGTACGCGCGCACCGGCTTCGCTTTGGCGACGCGCATTCCGGCCGAGCAGCGGGCGCCGTTGGCGGCCGCTTATCCCGATGCCGTGCTCGACGAGGTCGCCGGCGCGCTGCGGCGCGGCGCGTTGCCGCGCACCCGCCAACGGGTCGCCGTCGTCTGCGCCGGAACCTCCGATCTGCCGGTCGCGCGCGAAGCGGCCTTCACGCTCGACGCGCTCGGCGAGGACGTCCTGCAGGCGACCGACGTCGGCGTCGCCGGCGTGCATCGGTTGTTCGACGTCCTCGACGACGTGCGGGCCTGCCGCGCGGTGATCGTCGTCGCCGGGATGGAGGGCGCGTTGCCCAGCGTCGTCGCCGGTTTGGTCACCGCGCCGGTCGTCGCGGTCCCGACCAGCGTCGGCTACGGCGCCGCCTTCGAAGGGATGGCGGCGCTGCTCGGGATGCTGACGGCGTGCGCGCCGGGCATCGGCGTCGTCAACATCGACAACGGCTTCGGCGCCGCCGCGCTCGCGCACAAGATCGTCTGCGCATGA
- the larE gene encoding ATP-dependent sacrificial sulfur transferase LarE, giving the protein MIEAAATLADKEARLRAILRELDSCIVAFSGGVDSALVLHVASQELGERAIGITARSESLAEREYAGALDFAQTTAARHEVVETRELADPNYAANPADRCYFCKSELYGTLERIARERGVAAIVDGFNRDDDGDWRPGRKAAREHGVRSPLHEAGLTKADVRALARSLGLAVWDKPALACLSSRFPHGTPITLELLRQVDRAEQAVHDAGLRACRVRHHGELARIEVPPPDIAAVADPARRERIVAGVRAAGYRYVTLDLGGYATGGGFNAPIG; this is encoded by the coding sequence ATGATCGAAGCGGCCGCGACGCTGGCCGACAAGGAGGCGCGTCTGCGCGCGATCCTGCGCGAGCTGGACAGCTGCATCGTCGCCTTCTCGGGCGGCGTCGACTCGGCGCTGGTGCTGCACGTCGCCTCGCAGGAGCTGGGCGAACGCGCGATCGGGATCACCGCGCGCAGCGAGTCGCTGGCCGAGCGCGAGTACGCCGGCGCGCTGGACTTCGCGCAGACGACCGCCGCGCGGCACGAGGTCGTCGAGACGCGCGAGCTGGCCGATCCGAACTACGCGGCGAACCCGGCCGACCGCTGCTACTTCTGCAAGAGCGAGCTGTACGGGACGCTCGAGCGGATCGCGCGCGAGCGCGGCGTCGCGGCCATCGTCGACGGCTTCAACCGCGACGACGACGGCGATTGGCGGCCGGGTCGCAAGGCCGCGCGCGAGCACGGGGTTCGCAGTCCGCTCCACGAGGCCGGCCTGACCAAAGCCGACGTGCGTGCGCTGGCCCGTTCGCTGGGGCTGGCCGTGTGGGACAAACCCGCGCTGGCGTGTCTGTCCTCGCGCTTCCCGCACGGCACGCCGATCACGCTCGAGCTGCTGCGCCAAGTCGACCGCGCCGAGCAGGCCGTCCACGACGCCGGCCTGCGCGCGTGCCGCGTGCGCCATCACGGCGAGCTGGCCCGCATCGAGGTGCCGCCGCCGGACATCGCCGCCGTCGCCGACCCCGCGCGGCGCGAACGCATCGTCGCCGGCGTGCGCGCCGCCGGCTACCGCTACGTGACCCTCGACCTCGGCGGCTACGCGACCGGCGGCGGCTTCAACGCGCCGATCGGCTAA
- the larC gene encoding nickel pincer cofactor biosynthesis protein LarC → MTASTRVAYVEMIGGAAGDMLLAAFLDAGLDATALETALRGVVADGWSFTPERVVKRGIAATYARLVVPGEDGAPDHDHHHHRGPRRTLADVLAIVERSGLTPRQRERASRVYRRLAEAEARVHGVDVDRIHFHEIGQIDAILDVAAFCVALDLLEIDEVRCSAFPIGHGTIRMEHGTYPNPPPATAELLRGWPTHAVDVAGELVTTTAAAILTTLAAPGGRPDVVVERIGYGAGTSDFSVPNVTRVSIGTLTAAAAPPDAERDEIVVLEANVDDLAPQHFELALERIFAAGARDAWLTPIVMKKGRPAILLSAIADPSAEDAVARAILRETTTIGVRVRTQRRYVLPRRIVTIETAYGPVRVKEVSLDGTVRAQPEHDDLVRIARERGVPLPEVARTVARAIDAGARV, encoded by the coding sequence ATGACCGCGTCGACGCGCGTCGCCTACGTCGAGATGATCGGTGGCGCGGCCGGCGACATGCTGTTGGCGGCCTTCTTGGACGCCGGCCTCGACGCAACGGCGCTCGAAACGGCGCTGCGCGGCGTCGTCGCCGACGGTTGGAGCTTCACGCCGGAACGGGTCGTCAAGCGCGGCATCGCCGCCACCTACGCGCGACTGGTCGTGCCCGGCGAAGACGGCGCGCCCGATCACGATCACCACCATCACCGCGGACCGCGCCGCACGCTGGCCGACGTGTTGGCGATCGTCGAACGCAGCGGGTTGACGCCGCGCCAGCGCGAGCGCGCGAGCCGCGTCTACCGGCGGCTCGCCGAAGCGGAAGCGCGCGTCCACGGCGTCGACGTCGACCGCATCCACTTCCACGAGATCGGGCAGATCGACGCGATCCTCGACGTGGCCGCGTTCTGCGTCGCGCTCGACCTGCTGGAGATCGACGAGGTGCGCTGCTCGGCGTTCCCGATCGGACACGGCACGATCCGCATGGAACACGGCACCTATCCGAACCCGCCGCCGGCGACGGCCGAGCTGCTGCGCGGCTGGCCCACCCACGCGGTCGACGTCGCCGGCGAGCTGGTGACGACGACGGCGGCCGCGATCCTGACGACGCTCGCCGCGCCGGGCGGCCGTCCGGACGTGGTCGTCGAGCGCATCGGCTACGGCGCGGGGACGAGCGACTTCTCCGTCCCCAACGTGACGCGCGTCTCGATCGGGACGCTGACCGCCGCCGCGGCGCCGCCGGACGCCGAGCGCGACGAGATCGTCGTGCTGGAAGCGAACGTCGACGACCTCGCGCCGCAGCACTTCGAGCTCGCGCTCGAACGGATCTTCGCGGCCGGCGCGCGCGACGCGTGGCTGACGCCGATCGTGATGAAGAAAGGCCGCCCCGCGATCTTGCTCTCCGCCATCGCCGATCCGTCGGCCGAGGACGCCGTCGCTCGCGCGATCCTGCGCGAGACGACGACGATCGGCGTGCGCGTGCGCACCCAACGCCGCTACGTCTTGCCGCGCCGCATCGTGACGATCGAAACCGCCTACGGTCCGGTGCGCGTCAAAGAGGTCTCACTCGACGGCACCGTGCGCGCGCAGCCCGAGCACGACGACCTGGTGCGCATCGCGCGCGAGCGCGGCGTACCGCTGCCCGAGGTCGCGCGCACCGTCGCGCGCGCGATCGACGCCGGGGCGCGCGTATGA
- a CDS encoding metal/formaldehyde-sensitive transcriptional repressor: MPHTIHEKTKLLNRARRIGGQVDAIERALDAEKPCGDILNLIVAARGAMNALMAELVEEHVRSHLLSGAKPGSARTQAAEELIDVVRGYLK; encoded by the coding sequence GTGCCCCACACGATCCATGAGAAGACGAAGCTGCTCAACCGCGCGCGCCGGATCGGCGGGCAGGTCGACGCGATCGAGCGCGCGCTGGACGCCGAAAAGCCCTGCGGCGACATCCTCAACCTGATCGTCGCCGCCCGCGGCGCGATGAACGCGCTGATGGCCGAGCTGGTCGAGGAACACGTGCGCTCGCACCTGCTCTCGGGCGCCAAGCCCGGCTCCGCCCGTACGCAAGCCGCCGAAGAGCTGATCGACGTCGTCCGCGGCTACCTGAAGTAA
- a CDS encoding Uma2 family endonuclease, protein MSLHEIVLPETKPETEWVRGRALQKVSPTYDHARLQSLLVIALTAWADAGDRGRVGTEWRFRVAPPGEVIRPLVPDVGYLSYDDLAADAPHDAVQVPLAPPTVAVEVLSPDDRRPDVEDKIATYLAAGTRAVIVVDPSQQSIIVRDGATAVLREGDTLRHPSLPGFTLDVGALFARARR, encoded by the coding sequence ATGTCGCTGCACGAGATCGTCCTTCCCGAAACCAAACCCGAGACCGAATGGGTCCGCGGCCGGGCGCTGCAAAAGGTGAGCCCGACCTACGACCACGCCAGATTGCAGTCGCTGCTGGTGATCGCCCTCACCGCGTGGGCCGATGCCGGTGACCGCGGTCGCGTGGGCACGGAGTGGCGGTTTCGGGTTGCTCCTCCCGGCGAGGTCATTCGCCCGCTCGTTCCCGATGTCGGCTATCTCTCGTACGATGATCTGGCAGCCGACGCACCGCACGACGCCGTGCAAGTTCCTCTGGCCCCGCCGACGGTCGCGGTCGAGGTGCTCTCGCCCGACGACCGCCGGCCGGACGTCGAGGACAAGATTGCGACCTATCTCGCAGCCGGAACGCGCGCCGTCATCGTCGTCGACCCGAGCCAGCAGTCCATCATCGTCCGCGACGGCGCGACCGCCGTACTGCGCGAGGGCGATACGCTCAGACATCCTTCATTACCCGGGTTCACACTCGACGTGGGTGCGCTCTTCGCGCGCGCTCGTCGCTGA
- a CDS encoding MgtC/SapB family protein — MTIIEFATRLVVAVLLGTVIGLERQYRQRMAGLRTNALVATGTCLFVTITPLVGGGALNATQIPAYVVSGIGFLAGGVIFKERLSVSGLNTAATIWCTAAIGALVGIGAIWYAVIGAAGILFANVVLRPIAQTINRQSAEDTEIVSSYEVRAVCRGDAEDRVRAAAIAAIKGNGIVLQAVYSADLDPAERVEIVLDASATGRADARMETIVQRIAVEPGVTAVSWKLVPTEDDEKTLLAEA; from the coding sequence ATGACGATCATCGAGTTCGCGACGCGTCTGGTCGTGGCGGTGCTCTTGGGCACGGTCATCGGACTCGAGCGTCAATATCGCCAGCGTATGGCCGGCCTGCGCACCAACGCCCTGGTCGCGACCGGGACCTGCCTGTTCGTTACCATCACGCCGCTGGTCGGCGGGGGCGCGCTCAACGCGACGCAGATTCCCGCCTACGTCGTCTCCGGCATCGGCTTTCTGGCCGGTGGCGTCATCTTCAAGGAACGCTTGAGCGTCAGCGGACTCAACACGGCGGCGACGATCTGGTGCACGGCGGCCATCGGCGCGCTGGTCGGGATCGGCGCGATCTGGTACGCCGTGATCGGTGCCGCCGGCATCTTGTTCGCCAACGTCGTGCTGCGCCCGATCGCGCAGACGATCAACCGGCAGTCCGCCGAAGACACCGAGATCGTCTCGAGCTACGAAGTCCGCGCCGTGTGCCGCGGCGACGCCGAGGATCGCGTGCGGGCCGCCGCGATCGCGGCGATCAAGGGCAACGGTATCGTCTTGCAGGCCGTGTACAGCGCGGATCTCGACCCGGCCGAACGGGTCGAAATCGTCCTGGACGCGAGCGCGACCGGCCGCGCCGACGCGCGGATGGAGACGATCGTGCAGCGGATCGCCGTCGAACCGGGCGTCACCGCCGTCAGCTGGAAGCTCGTCCCGACCGAGGACGACGAGAAAACGCTGCTCGCCGAGGCGTGA
- a CDS encoding Uma2 family endonuclease: MLHEIVLPETKPETEWVRGRALQKVSPTYDHARLQGLLFSALADWADAGRCGRVGTEWRFRIAPPGEIVRPLVPDVAYLSYEALAEDAPDDAVQVPIGAPTLAVEVLSPDDRPADVSHKIATYLAAGTSAVVVVNPKSRTVTTHDAAGSRTYWSGEVVTLDALPGFTLDIEAFFARLRR; this comes from the coding sequence ATGCTGCACGAGATCGTTCTGCCGGAAACCAAGCCGGAGACCGAGTGGGTCCGCGGCCGGGCGCTGCAAAAAGTGAGCCCGACCTACGATCACGCGCGGCTGCAAGGCCTGCTGTTCAGCGCGCTGGCGGATTGGGCGGATGCGGGTCGGTGCGGCCGGGTCGGCACGGAGTGGCGCTTCCGCATCGCTCCGCCCGGCGAGATCGTCCGTCCGCTGGTTCCGGATGTCGCCTATCTCTCCTACGAGGCATTGGCGGAAGATGCGCCCGACGACGCGGTGCAGGTGCCGATCGGTGCCCCGACCCTTGCGGTCGAGGTATTGTCGCCCGACGATCGTCCGGCTGACGTCTCGCACAAGATCGCCACCTATCTCGCCGCGGGAACGTCGGCCGTCGTCGTCGTGAACCCGAAAAGCCGGACCGTCACCACCCACGATGCCGCCGGGTCGCGTACCTACTGGAGCGGAGAAGTCGTGACGCTCGATGCGCTGCCCGGCTTCACCCTCGACATCGAGGCGTTCTTCGCGCGGCTGCGCCGTTAG
- a CDS encoding ribonuclease J: MSPDTFVVPAPPDEPYLRVVPLGGCGEIGRNMTVIETNDDMVVVDCGLMFPDEEMFGVDIVINDFTYLRERRHKLRALLVTHGHEDHIGGIPYLLREFPQLPVVGTPLSLALIRAKLKEHKPGEWESRAVEPGDRVRYGAIEAQFIHINHSLAGACSLAIRTPVGTVFHTGDFKFDQTPIDGDPADFAGIAKVGDEGVLVMLSDSTNAERPGHTLSERIVGEAFSNIFARAKGRIIVTSFASNVPRIQQVVDQAKRYGRKVAFLGRSLQNVVQFARQLDYLEIPEDIVIRLDEVDEFPPQQVCVMTTGSQGEPMSALSRLSVRDHKQFKIVPGDTVVISATPIPGNEKSVAKTINNLYRLGANVIHGSSGNAHVSGHASQEELLLMLNLVRPKYFVPVHGEYRMLVTHGRLAQQTGVAGDNVFVSENGDVLEFTREGAEKIGRTYGGNVLVDGSGVGDVGDAVLRDRKHLSADGIMMVVVTVDAEEARVVAGPDLISRGVFYLPESGELVDELKEKLARILDDCSVEGIRDIANVKEHIRSGLAKAVFEKSRRRPIVIPVVMEV, translated from the coding sequence TTGTCTCCCGATACCTTCGTCGTCCCGGCGCCGCCGGACGAACCCTACCTGCGCGTCGTCCCCTTGGGCGGCTGCGGCGAAATCGGCCGCAACATGACCGTCATCGAGACGAACGACGACATGGTCGTCGTCGACTGCGGCTTGATGTTTCCCGACGAGGAGATGTTCGGCGTCGACATCGTCATCAACGACTTCACCTATCTGCGCGAGCGCCGCCACAAGCTGCGCGCGCTGTTGGTCACCCACGGCCACGAAGACCACATCGGCGGCATCCCCTACCTGCTGCGCGAGTTTCCGCAGCTGCCGGTGGTCGGCACGCCGCTCTCGCTGGCGCTGATCCGCGCCAAGCTCAAGGAGCACAAGCCGGGCGAGTGGGAGTCGCGCGCCGTCGAACCCGGCGATCGCGTGCGCTACGGCGCGATCGAGGCGCAGTTCATCCACATCAACCACTCGCTCGCGGGCGCGTGCTCGCTGGCGATTCGCACGCCGGTCGGCACCGTGTTCCACACCGGCGACTTCAAGTTCGATCAGACGCCGATCGACGGCGACCCGGCCGACTTCGCCGGCATCGCCAAAGTCGGCGACGAGGGCGTACTGGTCATGCTCTCGGACTCGACCAACGCCGAGCGTCCGGGACACACGCTCTCCGAGCGCATCGTCGGCGAGGCGTTCTCGAACATCTTCGCGCGTGCCAAGGGGCGCATCATCGTCACCTCGTTCGCCTCGAACGTCCCGCGCATCCAGCAGGTCGTCGATCAGGCCAAGCGCTACGGCCGCAAGGTCGCGTTCCTCGGGCGCTCGCTGCAGAACGTCGTCCAGTTCGCGCGCCAGCTCGACTACCTCGAGATCCCCGAGGACATCGTCATCCGGCTCGACGAGGTCGACGAGTTCCCGCCCCAGCAGGTGTGCGTGATGACGACCGGCTCGCAGGGCGAGCCGATGTCGGCGCTCTCGCGCCTCTCGGTGCGCGACCACAAGCAGTTCAAGATCGTGCCGGGCGACACGGTCGTCATCTCGGCAACGCCGATCCCCGGCAACGAGAAGAGCGTCGCCAAGACCATCAACAACCTGTACCGCTTGGGGGCGAACGTCATCCACGGCTCGAGCGGTAACGCGCACGTCTCCGGGCACGCCTCGCAAGAAGAGCTGCTGCTGATGCTCAACCTGGTGCGACCGAAGTACTTCGTGCCGGTCCACGGTGAGTATCGCATGCTGGTCACGCACGGACGGTTGGCACAGCAGACCGGCGTGGCCGGGGACAACGTCTTCGTCTCCGAAAACGGCGACGTGCTCGAGTTCACCCGCGAGGGGGCCGAAAAGATCGGCCGCACGTACGGCGGCAACGTGCTGGTCGACGGCTCGGGCGTCGGCGACGTCGGCGACGCGGTGCTGCGCGATCGTAAGCACCTCTCGGCCGACGGGATCATGATGGTCGTCGTCACCGTCGACGCCGAGGAAGCGCGCGTCGTCGCCGGTCCCGACCTCATCTCGCGCGGCGTGTTCTACCTGCCCGAGTCCGGCGAGCTGGTCGACGAGCTGAAGGAGAAGCTGGCTCGCATCCTCGACGACTGCAGCGTCGAAGGCATCCGCGACATCGCCAACGTCAAGGAGCACATCCGCTCGGGGCTGGCCAAGGCCGTGTTCGAGAAGTCGCGCCGTCGCCCGATCGTCATCCCGGTTGTCATGGAGGTCTGA